The proteins below come from a single SAR324 cluster bacterium genomic window:
- a CDS encoding TetR/AcrR family transcriptional regulator, producing MGTSERKARDFERREIKILKTASDLFQKKGVDSVKMEEIAEKMEVSVGTLYQHFKSKNEIYARLFIEKDLERLNHISQISPDLPVLEQLRQLYERYIQFYFENPVAYKILRSCEKRGGLDQLKPETLEKFKAQRDASLGILENLLQRGIEEGVLINVPVSYLSCAGLALAHGAIEMMTAQYFEGKISDWTNFFSFLGDVLIRSHTHPEIHPTPPNDSSKMIIS from the coding sequence ATGGGAACGTCTGAACGCAAGGCAAGAGACTTTGAACGCAGAGAAATAAAAATTTTAAAAACAGCTTCTGATTTGTTTCAGAAAAAAGGGGTGGATTCCGTGAAAATGGAAGAAATCGCTGAAAAAATGGAAGTCTCTGTGGGCACCCTGTATCAGCACTTTAAAAGTAAAAATGAAATCTATGCCCGGTTGTTCATAGAAAAAGATCTGGAAAGGCTCAATCATATCAGTCAGATTTCACCAGACCTACCTGTGCTTGAGCAATTGAGGCAACTTTATGAACGTTACATCCAATTCTATTTTGAAAATCCTGTGGCCTATAAAATTTTGCGGTCTTGCGAAAAACGAGGGGGACTCGATCAGTTGAAACCGGAGACTCTTGAAAAATTCAAGGCACAGAGAGACGCATCACTAGGCATTCTGGAAAATCTTTTGCAACGGGGGATTGAAGAGGGGGTTTTAATCAATGTTCCAGTCTCATATCTAAGTTGTGCGGGACTGGCTTTAGCTCATGGAGCCATTGAAATGATGACAGCCCAATATTTTGAGGGAAAAATCAGTGACTGGACGAATTTTTTTTCGTTTCTGGGAGATGTGCTCATCCGGAGCCATACGCATCCAGAGATCCATCCAACACCACCGAATGATTCCAGCAAAATGATTATCTCTTAA
- a CDS encoding SDR family oxidoreductase has protein sequence MKKALVTGAGGFIGSHVAKVLLDQGVEVRAVLRPGESPRNLEGLPLEIMMGDILDKTFLRRCIKDIDTVFHLAGIYSIWMPDWKPLYEVNLQGTRNIMWASLENNVKKVVFTSSISALGIEPGTNVANEETEFNQYDANPYVLSKYLSQQEVIGFSEHGLNVVVVNPAFPFGPGDRSPTPTGQLILNLLKGVHLNIKGGFNAVDVRDVAIGHILAAEHGKRGEKYILGNRDLTISEFAEIVAEVSPKKLRTITVPLPKLAMEGAAHILKMVADHYTHKTPLSTPAEVRYISQYIYVDNNKAQRELGFAPRDVGISIRDSIEWFYSNGYVD, from the coding sequence ATGAAGAAAGCATTAGTGACTGGAGCCGGAGGGTTTATTGGATCACATGTTGCCAAAGTTCTGCTGGATCAGGGTGTCGAGGTTCGGGCCGTGTTGCGTCCGGGAGAATCCCCCCGTAATCTCGAAGGCTTGCCGCTGGAAATCATGATGGGTGATATTCTGGATAAAACATTTTTAAGACGCTGTATTAAAGATATTGATACCGTATTCCATCTGGCCGGAATTTACTCGATCTGGATGCCTGATTGGAAACCGCTGTATGAAGTCAACCTTCAGGGAACCCGGAACATCATGTGGGCCAGCCTGGAAAACAACGTCAAGAAAGTGGTGTTCACCAGTTCCATTTCCGCTCTTGGAATCGAACCCGGAACCAATGTGGCTAATGAAGAGACGGAGTTCAATCAATATGATGCCAATCCGTATGTGCTTTCCAAATATTTAAGCCAGCAGGAAGTGATTGGATTTTCTGAGCATGGACTGAATGTCGTGGTGGTGAATCCCGCTTTTCCCTTTGGTCCGGGTGACAGAAGTCCAACGCCAACCGGACAGTTGATTCTCAATCTGTTGAAAGGAGTTCATCTGAATATCAAAGGCGGGTTCAATGCGGTTGATGTTCGGGATGTGGCCATTGGGCATATTCTGGCCGCTGAACATGGAAAACGCGGTGAAAAATACATTTTGGGTAATCGCGATCTTACCATTTCTGAATTTGCCGAAATTGTCGCGGAAGTTTCTCCAAAAAAATTGCGTACCATCACAGTGCCTCTTCCCAAACTCGCTATGGAGGGCGCAGCCCACATCCTGAAAATGGTGGCGGATCATTATACCCATAAAACCCCTCTCTCTACTCCGGCTGAAGTGCGCTATATTTCACAGTATATTTATGTTGATAACAACAAAGCCCAGCGTGAACTGGGCTTTGCACCCAGAGATGTTGGAATTTCGATCAGAGATTCCATCGAATGGTTTTATTCCAATGGATATGTGGATTGA
- a CDS encoding acyl-CoA dehydrogenase family protein — MKSQYFTQEHEIFRNSVRQFIQKEVIPHTDAWEKAREIPRSVWKRMGELGFLGISYPERFGGSDADFFFSVVFLEELALSGMGGFSTAVSVHQYMATAHIASAGSDELKQKYLVPAIKGEKIGALAVTEPGAGSDVSAIRTKAVRDGDEYVINGSKIFISNGVYGDFVTLACKTNSEAGAGGISLIVVDTNAPGFKASKLEKMGLHSSDTAELSFDNVRVPASNLIGQENSGFYYIMESFQLERLVAAIISCSGMVGCLDMTMRYLNEREAFNRPLAKFQVIRHTMADLASQVEAARQLTYHTCWLHAEGSVATRECSMAKLYATELAKKVADECLQFFGGYGYMDEYPISRMYRDTRVGTIAGGASAIMREIIAKMMFDQIQYQSAYQSDQATPAKESAPRKAEASQKTEAPVTPAKPASSAVPDTTTALFDILPKRFQPEKAKTATMTVHFKISGEKGGEHTVIVAQGKCSVQHGLQGESKCLVETDAQTYLDVELGKMEAAMAFMTGKIKVNNLQAMMQFVTWFSPVTPDMFSTQSTTPVQATSTASVSATATPAPVATGTGALDELFQGLPSRLKTEKSSGVNMIVHFNLSGALSGKYTVAVKNGECHTQQGHDGEPTCVVDVEGQTYLDIENGKLEPQMAFMSGKLKVSNIGAMMQFASLFRKIQG, encoded by the coding sequence ATGAAATCTCAATATTTTACTCAGGAACATGAAATTTTCCGTAACAGTGTCAGGCAGTTTATCCAGAAGGAAGTGATTCCACACACGGATGCCTGGGAAAAAGCCCGGGAGATTCCACGCAGTGTCTGGAAACGCATGGGAGAACTAGGTTTTCTGGGAATTTCATATCCGGAACGTTTTGGCGGCAGTGATGCTGATTTTTTCTTTTCGGTGGTTTTTTTGGAAGAACTCGCGCTTTCTGGAATGGGAGGATTTTCGACGGCGGTTTCAGTGCATCAATATATGGCAACAGCGCACATCGCGTCTGCCGGCAGTGACGAACTCAAACAAAAATACCTGGTACCGGCCATCAAAGGAGAAAAAATTGGCGCGCTTGCGGTCACAGAACCCGGAGCCGGATCGGATGTATCAGCCATTCGAACCAAAGCCGTTCGGGATGGCGATGAGTATGTGATCAATGGCTCAAAAATTTTTATTTCAAATGGCGTTTATGGTGATTTTGTAACCCTTGCCTGTAAAACAAATTCTGAAGCCGGAGCAGGAGGCATCAGTCTGATTGTTGTCGATACAAACGCTCCCGGATTTAAAGCCAGCAAACTTGAAAAAATGGGACTGCACAGTTCCGATACTGCTGAATTATCCTTCGATAATGTTCGTGTACCGGCATCTAATCTGATTGGGCAGGAAAACTCAGGATTTTATTACATCATGGAAAGTTTCCAGCTTGAACGTCTGGTCGCGGCAATTATTTCATGCAGTGGCATGGTTGGCTGTCTCGATATGACCATGAGATATCTGAATGAACGCGAGGCCTTCAACCGGCCACTGGCAAAATTCCAGGTGATCCGGCATACAATGGCTGACCTGGCGTCACAGGTGGAAGCCGCGCGCCAACTGACCTATCACACCTGCTGGCTCCATGCGGAAGGCTCTGTCGCGACCCGAGAATGTTCCATGGCCAAACTGTATGCCACAGAACTCGCCAAAAAAGTCGCGGATGAATGTCTCCAGTTTTTTGGCGGCTATGGCTACATGGACGAATATCCGATTTCACGCATGTACCGTGATACTCGTGTTGGTACCATCGCAGGCGGCGCGTCAGCAATCATGCGGGAAATCATCGCGAAAATGATGTTTGACCAGATTCAATATCAGTCTGCGTATCAATCGGATCAAGCAACTCCCGCTAAAGAATCAGCACCCCGGAAAGCCGAAGCTTCACAAAAGACTGAAGCTCCCGTCACACCTGCCAAACCAGCATCTTCTGCCGTTCCGGATACGACCACAGCGCTGTTTGATATTTTACCAAAACGGTTTCAACCTGAAAAAGCAAAGACCGCAACCATGACTGTTCATTTCAAAATCAGTGGTGAAAAAGGCGGTGAGCACACCGTCATTGTGGCTCAGGGCAAGTGTTCTGTCCAGCATGGATTACAGGGAGAATCCAAATGTCTGGTAGAAACGGATGCGCAAACCTATCTCGATGTGGAACTTGGGAAAATGGAAGCGGCAATGGCATTCATGACCGGAAAAATCAAAGTAAATAATCTTCAGGCCATGATGCAGTTTGTCACCTGGTTTTCACCAGTCACACCTGATATGTTCAGCACACAAAGCACCACTCCGGTTCAGGCGACCAGCACCGCATCAGTTTCTGCAACCGCAACTCCTGCGCCTGTGGCGACAGGAACCGGAGCCTTGGACGAACTGTTTCAGGGACTTCCCTCCCGTTTGAAAACTGAAAAATCATCGGGAGTGAACATGATTGTTCATTTCAATCTGAGCGGCGCATTGTCCGGGAAATACACGGTCGCGGTTAAGAATGGGGAATGTCATACACAGCAGGGACATGACGGCGAGCCAACGTGTGTGGTTGATGTCGAAGGGCAGACGTATCTGGATATCGAGAACGGCAAACTGGAACCTCAAATGGCCTTCATGAGTGGAAAGCTCAAGGTCAGTAACATTGGTGCCATGATGCAGTTTGCGTCACTATTCCGCAAAATCCAGGGATAA
- a CDS encoding transposase, which translates to MVIWKKQKPEWMDQETRLIFPEFLTMREVKSEGKILVTSMLNPKEVYRKELAELYKKPWLVEVNLKAINNTTQMGILRCKTPEMVRKEVWVHLLAYNLIRTVMAQAAYQRVFTLEISVTNAGRSLFH; encoded by the coding sequence TTGGTAATTTGGAAAAAACAAAAACCTGAATGGATGGATCAGGAAACCCGGTTGATATTTCCTGAATTTTTGACAATGCGAGAGGTTAAGTCAGAAGGAAAAATACTGGTCACTTCCATGCTGAATCCCAAAGAGGTTTATCGAAAGGAGTTAGCGGAACTCTATAAGAAACCGTGGTTAGTCGAAGTGAATCTGAAAGCCATTAACAACACAACGCAGATGGGAATACTCCGCTGTAAAACTCCAGAGATGGTACGAAAAGAAGTTTGGGTGCATTTGCTTGCTTATAACTTGATCCGAACAGTAATGGCTCAAGCTGCTTATCAGCGGGTCTTCACCCTGGAAATATCGGTCACCAACGCAGGCCGTTCTTTATTCCATTGA
- a CDS encoding tetratricopeptide repeat protein: MAGPYDTVPRCKQIISALERYAGPGNYHYMMPMPEKVLFSEQESLTRIKDSANRAMELIENGDLDQAQNILNMLMKKYPEHPDVLFAMGNLYYGKDMFDDALHYFDAAIEVSPGFLEAMNNKAATHQKRAEILHMLKTFQLIIETGPPDDPAVQNARKELERSEAFIEETEGVDLKTYMEAYELFDSGYAHMEKGEFEQAIELFQQSISLNDNSPKPYGNMGLCYAMLGNKQMALEALEKALLIDPSYEIALGNLKLIKLMQEGQPLQADTNFEFNPRTGPILKKKSFMERLFRK; this comes from the coding sequence ATGGCAGGTCCCTATGATACAGTTCCCCGATGCAAACAAATCATTAGTGCGTTGGAACGTTATGCGGGTCCCGGAAACTACCATTATATGATGCCCATGCCTGAAAAAGTGTTGTTTTCTGAGCAAGAATCTCTCACCAGAATTAAAGATTCTGCAAATCGTGCCATGGAATTGATCGAAAACGGAGATCTGGACCAGGCACAAAATATTCTCAATATGCTGATGAAAAAATACCCGGAACACCCTGATGTTTTGTTCGCCATGGGCAATCTCTATTACGGGAAGGACATGTTTGATGACGCCCTGCATTATTTTGACGCCGCAATTGAAGTCTCACCCGGATTTCTGGAAGCGATGAATAACAAGGCGGCCACCCATCAAAAGCGGGCGGAAATTCTCCACATGCTGAAAACATTTCAACTCATCATTGAAACAGGCCCTCCTGATGATCCTGCGGTACAAAATGCCAGGAAAGAACTTGAGAGGAGTGAAGCCTTCATTGAAGAAACAGAGGGTGTTGACCTGAAAACCTACATGGAAGCCTATGAACTATTCGATTCGGGCTATGCTCACATGGAAAAGGGTGAATTTGAACAGGCAATAGAACTGTTTCAGCAATCAATCTCCCTGAATGACAATTCCCCCAAACCATACGGAAATATGGGACTTTGTTATGCAATGCTCGGGAACAAACAGATGGCCCTGGAGGCGCTGGAAAAAGCTCTGTTAATTGATCCATCCTATGAGATTGCCCTGGGAAATCTTAAATTGATAAAATTGATGCAAGAGGGCCAACCCCTACAAGCCGATACAAACTTTGAATTTAATCCCCGCACAGGCCCGATTTTGAAAAAGAAATCGTTCATGGAAAGGCTGTTTCGAAAATGA